The following are encoded together in the Pedobacter steynii genome:
- a CDS encoding SRPBCC family protein, which produces MNTNLKLQSGRFSIEKHQYENIGWSERMVSMFLSGALISWGLRKPSKAKFLYGAYMAYRAATGRCLLYEQLGIDAKKPRAVNIRGEFVIEKSSSEVYSYWRNLNNLPGSIRHLLDVKVIDENLSHWKSNVMGNLFSIDWDAEIVKDEPGRLIGWQSAEGALIHHVGKVEFSPGADDRTTVLKVTLSYRPPAGGVGIGLAKLMNPYLEGLLKKEIKSFKHTIENRTPVYT; this is translated from the coding sequence ATGAACACAAACCTGAAACTACAGTCTGGCAGGTTCTCTATTGAGAAACACCAGTACGAAAACATCGGATGGTCAGAGCGGATGGTCTCTATGTTTTTGAGCGGAGCCTTAATTAGCTGGGGATTAAGAAAACCTTCTAAAGCTAAGTTTCTCTACGGCGCTTACATGGCCTACCGTGCAGCAACCGGGCGATGCCTTTTATATGAACAACTCGGAATAGATGCTAAAAAGCCCCGTGCAGTAAACATACGTGGGGAATTTGTGATCGAAAAATCCAGCTCAGAGGTGTATAGTTATTGGCGAAACCTGAATAATCTTCCTGGAAGCATCAGGCATCTGTTAGACGTAAAAGTGATCGATGAAAATCTATCTCACTGGAAATCTAATGTGATGGGGAATTTGTTTTCTATTGATTGGGATGCAGAAATTGTAAAGGATGAACCTGGTCGTTTAATCGGCTGGCAGTCTGCCGAAGGAGCTTTAATTCATCATGTCGGAAAAGTTGAGTTTAGCCCCGGAGCTGATGACCGGACGACGGTCTTAAAGGTGACCTTATCTTATCGCCCGCCGGCGGGAGGAGTAGGTATCGGACTCGCTAAACTGATGAACCCTTACTTAGAAGGTTTGCTGAAAAAAGAAATTAAAAGCTTCAAGCATACCATTGAAAACAGAACACCAGTCTATACCTAA